TTACTTCTACAGGCTCGTACGTGACAAATGAAGGCATTGAAGTGAATTCGGTTTACAATAAAGAAGATATTCAAGACGCAAAACATTTGAATGATGTGGCTGGTATTGCACCAAATACACGTGGTCCATATCCGACAATGTATGTAGCGCGTCCATGGACAGTGCGTCAATATGCAGGTTTCTCGACTGCGGAAGAATCAAATGCCTTTTACCGTCGTAACTTGGCAATGGGTCAAAAAGGGCTTTCAGTCGCATTTGACCTGGCAACACACCGCGGTTATGACTCGGATCACCCTCGTGTAACAGGGGATGTCGGAAAAGCCGGCGTTGCGATCGATTCAGTAGAAGATGCAAAAATTTTATTCGACGGCATTCCACTTGATCAAATGTCGGTATCGATGACGATGAACGGTGCAGTATTACCGATTCTTGCGTTTTACATCGTTGCAGCTGAAGAACAAGGAGTATCGCCTGATAAATTGGCCGGTACGATCCAAAACGACATTTTAAAAGAATATATGGTACGTAACACATATATTTATCCACCGGCAATGTCGATGAAAATTATTGCAGACATTTTTGAATATACCGCGAAATTCATGCCGAAATTCAATTCGATTTCTATTTCGGGTTACCATATTCAAGAAGCGGGTGCGACAAATGATATCGAGCTTGCGTATACATTGGCTGACGGTCTTGAATATGTACGGACTGGTTTAAAAGCTGGCATTGACATTGATGCATTTGCACCGCGTTTATCGTTCTTCTGGGCGATTGGCATGAACTATTACATGGAAGTTGCGAAAATGCGTGCAGCTCGCCGTATTTGGGCACAAATGATGTCTACATTCAAACCGAAAAACTCGAAGGCTCTTGCATTGCGTACACACTCGCAAACATCAGGCTGGAGTTTAACGGAACAAGATCCATTCAATAACGTAACACGTACATTGATCGAAGCGAACGCGGCTGCAATGGGCCATACACAGTCGCTTCATACGAACGCACTGGACGAAGCAATTGCTTTACCGACGGACTTCTCGGCTCGAATTGCACGTAATACACAGCTATTCCTGCAAGAAGA
This window of the Solibacillus isronensis genome carries:
- the scpA gene encoding methylmalonyl-CoA mutase, coding for MSKANFATVVIEDVLKQEQLTSTGSYVTNEGIEVNSVYNKEDIQDAKHLNDVAGIAPNTRGPYPTMYVARPWTVRQYAGFSTAEESNAFYRRNLAMGQKGLSVAFDLATHRGYDSDHPRVTGDVGKAGVAIDSVEDAKILFDGIPLDQMSVSMTMNGAVLPILAFYIVAAEEQGVSPDKLAGTIQNDILKEYMVRNTYIYPPAMSMKIIADIFEYTAKFMPKFNSISISGYHIQEAGATNDIELAYTLADGLEYVRTGLKAGIDIDAFAPRLSFFWAIGMNYYMEVAKMRAARRIWAQMMSTFKPKNSKALALRTHSQTSGWSLTEQDPFNNVTRTLIEANAAAMGHTQSLHTNALDEAIALPTDFSARIARNTQLFLQEETGMTKVIDPWGGSYYVEKLTEELTEKAWALIEEIEALGGMAKAIETGLPKMKVEEAAAKRQAKIDSKTETIVGVNKYRLAEEDPIDILDIDNAIVRESQIARLEKMKATRDEVEVQKHLARLTKAAEDGSENLLVVAVDAARARASLGEISDAIEAVSGRHKAVIRSISGVYSANFSDDEMISEVKQMTEDFLEAEGRRPRILVAKMGQDGHDRGAKVVATGYADLGFDVDISPLFMTPEETAQMANENDVHCIGVSSLAAGHKTLVPELVAELKKLGREDIIVICGGVIPAQDYEFLYEAGAAAIFGPGTVIPVSAIRIIEEIYKKLGYEEVAE